In Pseudomonas asiatica, the following are encoded in one genomic region:
- a CDS encoding 8-oxoguanine deaminase, translating to MSSTNAPRTLLVKNAELLVTMDGERREIKNGGMFIEGNLIRKVGPSDTLPQHADVVLDMGGKVVIPGLVNTHHHMYQSLTRVVPAAQDGELFNWLTNLYPIWARLTPEMIAVSTQTAMAELILSGCTTSSDHLYIYPNGCKLDDSIHAAEEIGMRFHAARGSMSVGRSQGGLPPDSVVEKEADILKESQRLIEDYHDASHGSMRRIVVAPCSPFSVSRDLMREAAVLARQYGVSLHTHLAENVNDIAYSREKFGMTPAEYAEDLGWVGHDVWHAHCVQLDQHGIELFARTGTGVAHCPCSNMRLASGIAPVRKMRDHGVPVGLGVDGSASNDGASMIGEVRQALLLQRVGFGPDAMTAREALEIATLGGAKVLNRNDIGALAPGMVADFVAFDLGHVAYAGGHHDPLAALVFCTPTQVHTSVINGRVVVKDGQLATVDLPRVLERHNQLARQLVSGE from the coding sequence ATGTCATCTACAAATGCTCCAAGAACGCTACTGGTCAAAAACGCCGAACTTCTGGTCACCATGGACGGCGAACGCCGCGAGATCAAGAACGGCGGAATGTTCATCGAAGGCAACCTGATCCGCAAGGTCGGCCCCAGCGATACCCTGCCACAGCATGCCGACGTGGTGCTGGACATGGGCGGCAAGGTGGTCATCCCGGGCCTGGTAAACACCCACCACCACATGTACCAGAGCCTCACCCGCGTGGTGCCGGCGGCCCAGGACGGCGAGCTGTTCAACTGGTTGACCAACCTCTACCCGATCTGGGCACGCCTGACACCCGAGATGATCGCGGTGTCGACCCAGACCGCCATGGCCGAACTGATCCTGTCCGGCTGCACCACCTCCAGCGACCACCTGTACATCTACCCCAATGGCTGCAAGCTCGACGACAGCATCCATGCCGCCGAGGAAATCGGCATGCGCTTTCACGCCGCGCGCGGCAGCATGAGCGTGGGCCGCAGCCAGGGCGGACTGCCGCCTGATTCGGTGGTGGAAAAGGAAGCCGACATCCTCAAGGAATCCCAGCGCCTGATCGAGGACTATCACGACGCCAGCCACGGCTCGATGCGCCGCATCGTGGTGGCGCCCTGCTCGCCGTTCTCGGTCAGCCGCGACCTGATGCGCGAAGCAGCCGTGCTGGCGCGCCAGTACGGGGTGTCGTTGCACACCCACCTGGCCGAGAACGTCAACGACATCGCCTACAGCCGCGAGAAGTTCGGCATGACCCCCGCCGAATATGCCGAAGACCTCGGCTGGGTCGGCCACGACGTTTGGCACGCCCATTGCGTGCAACTCGACCAGCATGGCATCGAGCTGTTCGCCCGCACCGGCACGGGTGTCGCCCACTGCCCATGCTCGAACATGCGCCTGGCCTCGGGCATCGCGCCGGTGCGCAAGATGCGCGACCATGGGGTGCCGGTGGGCCTTGGGGTCGACGGTTCGGCATCCAACGACGGCGCCAGCATGATCGGTGAAGTGCGCCAGGCCTTGCTGCTGCAACGGGTTGGTTTCGGCCCCGACGCGATGACTGCGCGCGAGGCGCTGGAAATTGCAACGCTCGGCGGCGCCAAGGTGCTCAACCGCAATGACATCGGCGCACTGGCGCCAGGCATGGTGGCCGATTTCGTCGCCTTCGACCTTGGCCACGTGGCCTATGCCGGTGGCCACCACGACCCGTTGGCGGCGCTGGTGTTCTGCACCCCGACCCAGGTGCACACCAGTGTCATCAATGGCCGTGTGGTGGTGAAGGACGGCCAGCTGGCCACGGTCGACCTGCCACGGGTGCTGGAGCGCCACAACCAGTTGGCACGCCAGTTGGTCAGCGGCGAATAA
- a CDS encoding APC family permease: MHTTTSTAHSPAHSPSQPTASNGRFRKSMGLPALVLFGLAYMVPLAVFTTYGLVTQMTKGHLPIAYLLTLAAMLLTAYSYGRMVQAHPYSGSVYTYTRKAFGSHIGFITGWTLLLDYIFLPLLSYLLIGIYMSEYFPAIHAWVWVAGSIALVTFLNLIGIESITRVNWILVVVQLVFIIVFVALSIHNLSGQAQPVSLLAPFHHEGFSVPLIMTGAAVLCLSFLGFDAVSTMAEETSNPTYRIPVAILAVSLIGGMLFLVVSYCAQMVFPDWGSFADPDSASVDVMRRVGGELLVTAFTATYVAGCFASAMVSQASVSRVLFAMGRDGALPRAFGQLVTKKRVPATAILLVSLLSLIALVITLDTVANMISFGALFAFSAVNLAVVKHYLIDQKLRGGRNYLLYGAIPGLGFLSTLWLWSSLTSLSFTIGLCWMGMGLVVLLGLTRAFRVKLPELQMAE; encoded by the coding sequence ATGCATACAACAACAAGTACAGCCCATAGCCCTGCACATAGCCCGTCGCAACCCACCGCCAGCAACGGCCGTTTCCGCAAGTCCATGGGGCTGCCCGCCCTGGTGCTGTTCGGCCTGGCCTACATGGTCCCCCTTGCAGTATTCACCACCTACGGGCTGGTCACCCAGATGACCAAGGGGCACCTGCCCATCGCCTACCTGCTGACCCTCGCCGCCATGCTGCTGACCGCCTACAGCTATGGCCGCATGGTCCAGGCCCACCCCTACTCCGGCTCGGTCTACACCTACACCCGCAAGGCCTTCGGCAGCCACATCGGTTTCATCACCGGCTGGACCCTGCTGCTCGACTACATCTTCCTGCCGCTGCTCAGCTACCTGCTGATCGGCATTTACATGTCGGAGTACTTCCCGGCCATCCACGCCTGGGTGTGGGTGGCGGGCTCCATTGCCCTGGTCACCTTCCTCAACCTGATCGGCATCGAGTCGATCACCCGGGTGAACTGGATCCTGGTGGTGGTGCAACTGGTGTTCATCATCGTGTTCGTCGCCCTGTCCATCCACAACCTCAGCGGGCAGGCGCAGCCGGTGTCGCTGCTGGCGCCGTTCCACCACGAAGGCTTCAGCGTGCCGTTGATCATGACCGGCGCCGCCGTGCTGTGCCTGTCGTTCCTGGGCTTCGATGCGGTCTCGACCATGGCCGAGGAAACCAGCAACCCCACCTACCGCATCCCCGTGGCGATCCTCGCCGTGTCGCTGATCGGCGGCATGTTGTTCCTGGTGGTGTCGTACTGCGCACAGATGGTGTTCCCTGACTGGGGCAGCTTCGCCGACCCGGACTCGGCGTCGGTGGACGTGATGCGCCGGGTTGGCGGCGAGCTGCTGGTGACCGCCTTCACCGCCACCTACGTGGCCGGCTGCTTCGCCTCGGCCATGGTGTCCCAGGCCAGCGTGTCGCGGGTGCTGTTCGCCATGGGCCGCGACGGTGCGTTGCCCCGCGCGTTCGGCCAGCTGGTGACGAAAAAGCGCGTACCGGCCACGGCCATCCTGCTGGTCAGCCTGCTGTCGCTGATTGCCTTGGTGATCACCCTCGACACGGTGGCAAACATGATCAGCTTTGGCGCGCTGTTCGCCTTTTCGGCGGTGAACCTGGCCGTGGTCAAGCACTACCTCATCGACCAGAAGCTGCGTGGTGGTCGCAACTACTTGCTGTATGGCGCCATTCCCGGCCTGGGCTTCCTCAGCACGTTGTGGCTGTGGAGCAGCCTTACCAGCCTGTCGTTCACCATCGGTTTGTGCTGGATGGGCATGGGCCTTGTGGTGCTGCTGGGGCTGACCCGCGCGTTTCGGGTGAAGCTGCCTGAGTTGCAGATGGCCGAGTGA
- a CDS encoding helix-turn-helix domain-containing protein has protein sequence MTDQLLSQQWFEHQAKVTEAIGRPGFAATLFAALGVIRPIQATTVYLYPHDGMPCALFEQDDKAPWQPEGNVSRYLSGFYLLDPFYGACVEQVESGCYGLFEVAPDHFEVSEYYQSFYRHSHLEDELNYILQVAPGQSLAVSLAFTDKLDGQTRALFARITPWVLAVLSKHFAGLDSRAGRFENILEQRIHAALNNFGSSLLTERECRIAQLILRGHSTKSLAERLGVSEDTIKSHRKNVYAKLDIGTQSELFSLFIDALANAQGVLGKDPLESYMGKLR, from the coding sequence GTGACTGATCAATTGCTTTCGCAACAGTGGTTCGAGCACCAGGCCAAGGTCACCGAGGCGATCGGCCGACCGGGCTTTGCCGCCACCTTGTTTGCTGCACTTGGCGTGATCCGGCCGATCCAGGCGACCACGGTGTACCTGTACCCGCACGACGGCATGCCCTGCGCGCTGTTCGAGCAGGACGACAAGGCGCCCTGGCAGCCCGAGGGCAATGTCAGCCGCTACCTGTCCGGCTTCTATCTGCTCGACCCGTTCTACGGCGCCTGTGTGGAGCAGGTCGAGTCCGGCTGCTACGGCCTGTTCGAAGTGGCGCCCGACCATTTCGAGGTCAGCGAGTACTACCAGTCGTTCTACCGGCACTCGCATCTGGAGGATGAGCTCAACTACATCCTGCAGGTCGCGCCCGGGCAGAGCCTGGCAGTATCGCTGGCGTTCACCGACAAGCTCGATGGGCAAACCCGTGCGTTGTTCGCGCGTATCACGCCCTGGGTGCTGGCGGTGCTCAGCAAGCATTTCGCCGGGCTGGACAGCCGCGCCGGGCGCTTCGAGAACATCCTCGAGCAGCGCATCCACGCGGCGCTGAACAACTTCGGCAGCTCGCTGCTGACCGAGCGTGAATGCCGTATCGCCCAGCTGATCCTGCGGGGCCACTCGACCAAGTCGCTGGCCGAGCGCCTGGGGGTGTCGGAGGACACCATCAAGTCACACCGCAAGAACGTCTACGCCAAGCTCGACATCGGCACCCAGTCCGAGCTGTTCTCCCTGTTCATCGACGCGCTGGCCAATGCCCAGGGCGTGCTGGGCAAGGACCCGCTGGAAAGCTACATGGGCAAGCTGCGCTGA
- a CDS encoding aspartate aminotransferase family protein, whose amino-acid sequence MNAPFAPQRQTRDYQAADAAHHIHAFLDQKALNAEGPRVIVGGERLHLWDSEGKRYLDGMSGLWCTQLGYGRRDLTAAAATQMDQLAYYNMFFHTTHPAVIELSELLFSLLPGHYSHAIYTNSGSEANEVLIRTVRRYWQVVGQPDKKIMIGRWNGYHGSTLAATALGGMKFMHEMGGLIPDVAHIDEPYWYAEGGELTPAEFGRRCALQLEEKILELGAENVAGFIAEPFQGAGGMIFPPESYWPEIQRICRQYDVLLCADEVIGGFGRTGEWFAHEYFGFEPDTLSIAKGLTSGYVPMGGLVLSKRIAEALVERGGVFAHGLTYSGHPVAAAVAIANLKALRDEGIVRQVKDDTGPYLQRILREVFADHPLIGQVQGAGLVAALQFAEHKPTRKRFANENDLAWQCRTFGFEEGVIIRSTLGRMIMAPALIANHSELDELVEKTRIAVDRTARLVGKL is encoded by the coding sequence ATGAATGCGCCTTTCGCCCCGCAACGCCAGACCCGCGACTACCAGGCAGCCGATGCCGCGCACCACATCCATGCCTTCCTCGACCAGAAGGCGCTGAACGCCGAAGGGCCGCGGGTGATCGTCGGTGGCGAACGCCTGCACCTGTGGGACAGCGAGGGCAAGCGCTACCTGGACGGCATGTCCGGCCTGTGGTGCACCCAGCTCGGCTACGGCCGCCGCGACCTGACAGCCGCCGCGGCCACGCAGATGGACCAGTTGGCTTACTACAACATGTTCTTCCACACCACTCACCCGGCGGTGATCGAACTGTCCGAGCTGCTGTTCAGCCTGTTGCCTGGGCACTACAGCCACGCGATCTACACCAACTCCGGCTCCGAGGCCAACGAGGTGCTGATCCGTACCGTGCGCCGCTACTGGCAGGTGGTCGGCCAGCCGGACAAGAAGATCATGATCGGCCGCTGGAACGGTTACCACGGCTCGACCCTGGCGGCCACGGCGCTGGGTGGCATGAAGTTCATGCACGAAATGGGCGGGTTGATCCCGGATGTGGCGCACATCGATGAACCGTACTGGTACGCCGAGGGCGGCGAGCTGACCCCGGCCGAGTTCGGCCGCCGCTGCGCCCTGCAGCTGGAGGAGAAGATCCTCGAACTGGGGGCCGAGAACGTCGCCGGCTTTATCGCCGAGCCGTTCCAGGGCGCGGGCGGCATGATCTTCCCGCCGGAAAGCTACTGGCCCGAGATCCAGCGCATCTGCCGCCAGTACGACGTGCTGCTGTGCGCCGATGAAGTGATCGGCGGCTTTGGCCGCACTGGTGAATGGTTTGCCCACGAGTACTTCGGCTTCGAGCCCGACACCCTGTCCATCGCCAAGGGCCTGACCAGCGGCTACGTGCCCATGGGTGGCCTGGTGCTGAGCAAGCGCATTGCCGAGGCGCTGGTGGAGCGGGGCGGGGTGTTCGCCCACGGCCTGACCTATTCGGGCCACCCGGTGGCGGCGGCGGTGGCCATCGCCAACCTGAAGGCGCTGCGTGACGAAGGCATCGTGCGCCAGGTGAAGGACGACACCGGGCCGTACCTGCAACGCATCCTGCGCGAGGTGTTCGCCGACCACCCGTTGATCGGCCAGGTTCAGGGTGCCGGGTTGGTGGCGGCGCTGCAGTTCGCCGAGCACAAGCCGACGCGCAAGCGCTTTGCCAACGAGAACGACCTGGCCTGGCAGTGCCGTACCTTCGGTTTCGAGGAAGGGGTGATCATTCGCTCGACCCTGGGCCGGATGATCATGGCGCCGGCACTGATCGCCAACCACAGCGAGCTGGATGAGCTGGTAGAGAAGACCCGCATTGCCGTGGACCGCACGGCGCGCCTGGTCGGCAAGCTCTAG
- a CDS encoding aldehyde dehydrogenase, with protein sequence MYTLGFWQQRASDLYLPANALIDGKPVNAQDGATFAAINPATNKVLAQVTACGQAEVDLAVASARRAFEQGPWPRMAPGERKKVLQRLAELILAHREELALLDSLNMGKPVMDAYNIDVPGSAQVFAWYGEALDKLYDQVAPTAPNALATITREALGVVAAVVPWNFPLDMAAWKLAPALAAGNSVVLKPAEQSPFSALRLAQLALQAGVPEGVLNVVPGLGEQAGQALGLHPDVDCLVFTGSTQVGKYFMQYSAQSNLKQVWLECGGKSPNLVFENCQDLDLAAEKAAFGIFFNQGEVCSANSRLYVQRSIHDEFIERLQAKARQWLPGNPLDPASRAGAIVDAGQAGRIEAAIARAGQDGARLVCGGRRLTIDGSDNYIEPTIFAGVDGRMSLAREEVFGPVLAVSAFDSEEQAVRLANDSIYGLAASVWSDDFNQVHRVARALKAGTVSVNTVDALDVTVPFGGGRQSGFGRDLSLHSFDKYSQLKTTWYQLRA encoded by the coding sequence ATGTACACTCTCGGATTCTGGCAACAACGTGCCTCGGACCTCTACCTCCCGGCCAATGCACTGATCGACGGCAAGCCCGTCAACGCACAGGACGGCGCTACCTTCGCCGCCATCAACCCCGCCACCAACAAGGTATTGGCCCAGGTCACCGCCTGCGGTCAGGCCGAGGTCGACCTGGCCGTCGCCAGCGCCCGCAGGGCTTTCGAACAAGGCCCATGGCCGCGCATGGCCCCGGGTGAGCGCAAGAAAGTGCTGCAGCGCCTGGCCGAGCTGATCTTGGCCCATCGCGAAGAACTGGCGTTGCTGGACTCGCTGAACATGGGCAAGCCGGTCATGGACGCCTACAACATCGACGTGCCGGGCTCGGCGCAGGTGTTCGCCTGGTATGGCGAGGCGCTGGACAAGCTGTACGACCAGGTGGCACCCACCGCGCCCAACGCGTTGGCCACCATCACCCGCGAAGCCCTCGGCGTGGTCGCCGCCGTGGTGCCGTGGAACTTCCCGCTCGACATGGCCGCCTGGAAGCTCGCCCCGGCGCTGGCTGCCGGCAACAGCGTGGTGCTCAAGCCCGCCGAGCAATCACCGTTCTCGGCCCTGCGCCTGGCCCAGCTGGCGCTGCAGGCCGGTGTGCCGGAAGGCGTGCTGAACGTGGTGCCGGGCCTGGGCGAGCAGGCCGGGCAGGCACTGGGCCTGCACCCGGACGTGGACTGCCTGGTGTTCACCGGCTCCACCCAGGTGGGCAAGTACTTCATGCAGTATTCGGCCCAGTCCAACCTCAAGCAGGTATGGCTGGAGTGCGGCGGCAAGAGCCCCAACCTGGTGTTCGAAAACTGCCAGGACCTGGACCTGGCTGCGGAAAAGGCGGCATTCGGCATCTTCTTCAACCAGGGCGAAGTGTGCTCGGCCAACTCGCGGCTGTACGTGCAGCGCTCCATCCATGACGAGTTCATCGAGCGCTTGCAGGCCAAGGCCCGCCAGTGGCTGCCAGGCAACCCGCTGGACCCGGCGAGCCGTGCCGGTGCAATTGTCGACGCCGGTCAGGCTGGCCGGATCGAAGCCGCCATCGCCCGCGCCGGGCAGGATGGCGCGCGGTTGGTGTGTGGTGGTCGGCGCCTGACCATCGACGGCTCGGACAATTACATCGAGCCGACCATTTTTGCCGGTGTCGATGGCCGTATGAGCCTGGCGCGGGAAGAGGTATTCGGGCCGGTGCTGGCGGTCAGTGCCTTCGACAGTGAAGAGCAGGCCGTGCGCCTGGCCAACGACAGCATCTATGGGCTGGCGGCGTCGGTGTGGAGCGATGACTTCAACCAGGTGCACCGCGTGGCACGGGCGTTGAAGGCCGGCACCGTATCGGTGAACACGGTCGATGCGCTGGATGTGACGGTGCCGTTCGGCGGCGGCAGGCAGTCCGGGTTTGGCCGCGACCTGTCGCTGCACTCGTTCGACAAGTATTCGCAGCTCAAGACCACCTGGTACCAGTTGCGCGCCTGA
- a CDS encoding HD domain-containing phosphohydrolase translates to MGCVSNGRAAGNAGRGISLQWLVALAIVLGMLLLGAALAWQGYHGIRQTLVAAAGDSAQQIGKTIDERARRLIDPVHSSIRLLAHNPAAQTPAQRLERLPQLVETLDANRMLSAAYMGYPSGEFLLVRRLRDPQLLQRFAAPPGTVFLVQSVSREGGEVQGEWRFYDRSLNLLQAQAKPEYRYDPRTRPWFVEASAQPTTVLTHPYVFFTTREIGLTMAQRSLDGGAVIGMDVSVDDLASETQGLRMTPGTEIVVIDDQGSVVAYPDLQRVIVHEGQAVRLSRIAELGIPSLEHLYADLPQGPRPQPYQVDGQTWYGMRVQLTNLAGQDLQVLIAVPGHELLAGARKVLLEQLLWTAALISVLLVLGGVLGRRIGRPLRLLAEQVQGLAGFDFSREVGVRSRVSEVRELSRVLSRMSGTIRSFQAITLTLSSERDLERMLDGVLTHLVEAAGGSAGVVYLFDAENALLRLAAACHGEQYPGELAVDETAQQHLATAVSQALGLHEGTLALVLNDRSQALLGILILQLGDGHVHEQAGQPLRSFVAELSGVAAVAIETRQLAEAQQRLLDAMIKLLADAIDAKSPYTGGHCERVPQLAQMLLDQAVAAETGPYASFNMTAAERYEFHVAAWLHDCGKVTSPEYVVDKATKLETLYNRIHEVRMRFEVLWRDAELAYWQGLASAGDQQALQATLVRSQAQLQDDFAFVAQANIGGEFMQDADIERLQQIGQRLWQRHFDNRLGISRDELERFADVPSPALPVYEPLLADRPEHCVPWGPRKPPVAKDDPRNRWGFDMRLPACASNYGELYNLAIRRGTLNDEERFKINEHIVQTIIMLSSLPFPRQLKRVPDIAGNHHEKMDGSGYPRRLGEQDLGIAERVMAIADIFEALTAADRPYKAPKTLSESVKILVGMARGGHIDGQLLELFLSSGVYRQYAERFLRAEQIDEVDVAYWLGQMRCPA, encoded by the coding sequence ATGGGCTGCGTGTCGAATGGTCGTGCTGCTGGCAACGCCGGACGTGGCATTTCACTGCAGTGGCTGGTGGCACTCGCCATCGTGCTGGGCATGTTGCTGCTCGGCGCCGCCCTGGCCTGGCAGGGCTATCACGGCATTCGTCAGACCTTGGTGGCCGCAGCGGGTGATTCTGCCCAGCAAATAGGCAAGACCATCGACGAGCGCGCCCGGCGCCTGATCGACCCCGTGCACAGCAGTATCCGCCTGCTGGCCCACAACCCGGCCGCGCAAACCCCGGCTCAGCGCCTGGAACGCTTGCCGCAACTGGTCGAGACGCTGGACGCCAACCGCATGCTAAGTGCTGCCTACATGGGTTACCCCAGTGGTGAGTTCCTGCTGGTGCGCCGCTTGCGTGACCCGCAGTTGCTGCAGCGTTTCGCTGCGCCGCCGGGCACGGTATTTCTGGTGCAGAGCGTCAGCCGTGAGGGCGGGGAGGTGCAGGGTGAATGGCGCTTCTACGACCGCTCGCTGAACCTGCTGCAGGCCCAGGCCAAGCCTGAATACCGCTACGATCCGCGCACGCGCCCATGGTTTGTCGAAGCCAGTGCCCAGCCCACCACCGTGCTGACCCACCCCTATGTGTTCTTCACCACCCGCGAGATCGGCCTGACCATGGCCCAGCGCAGCCTCGACGGCGGGGCGGTGATCGGCATGGACGTTTCGGTCGACGACCTGGCCAGTGAGACTCAGGGCCTGCGCATGACCCCCGGCACCGAGATCGTCGTGATCGACGACCAGGGCAGCGTGGTGGCCTACCCGGACCTGCAGCGGGTAATCGTGCACGAAGGGCAGGCCGTGCGCTTGTCGCGCATCGCCGAACTGGGCATCCCCAGCCTGGAGCACCTTTACGCCGACCTGCCGCAAGGCCCCCGGCCGCAGCCTTATCAGGTGGACGGGCAGACCTGGTATGGCATGCGTGTGCAACTGACCAACCTGGCCGGGCAGGACCTGCAGGTGCTGATTGCCGTGCCAGGCCATGAGTTGCTGGCCGGTGCACGCAAGGTACTGCTCGAACAGTTGCTCTGGACCGCTGCCCTGATAAGCGTGCTGCTGGTGCTCGGTGGTGTGCTTGGCCGGCGTATCGGCCGCCCGTTGCGGTTGCTGGCTGAACAGGTACAAGGCCTGGCTGGCTTTGATTTCAGCCGCGAAGTCGGGGTGCGCTCGCGGGTATCCGAAGTGCGCGAGCTGAGCCGCGTGCTTAGCCGCATGTCCGGCACCATCCGCAGCTTTCAGGCGATTACCCTCACACTCAGCAGTGAGCGCGACCTGGAACGCATGCTCGACGGTGTGTTGACCCATCTGGTGGAAGCCGCCGGGGGCAGTGCCGGCGTGGTTTACCTGTTCGATGCCGAAAACGCCTTGCTGCGCCTGGCCGCTGCCTGCCATGGCGAGCAGTACCCTGGCGAGCTGGCCGTGGACGAGACTGCCCAGCAGCACCTGGCCACGGCAGTGAGCCAGGCCCTCGGCCTGCATGAGGGCACCCTGGCCTTGGTGCTGAATGACCGCAGCCAGGCGCTGCTGGGCATATTGATCCTGCAACTGGGCGATGGACATGTACACGAGCAGGCAGGCCAGCCGTTGCGCAGCTTTGTCGCGGAACTGTCCGGGGTGGCGGCGGTGGCCATCGAGACGCGCCAGCTGGCCGAAGCCCAGCAACGCCTGCTGGATGCCATGATCAAGTTGCTGGCCGATGCCATCGATGCCAAGAGCCCCTATACCGGTGGCCATTGCGAGCGGGTGCCACAACTGGCGCAGATGCTGCTGGACCAGGCGGTGGCGGCCGAAACCGGCCCGTACGCCAGTTTCAACATGACCGCGGCTGAACGCTACGAATTCCACGTCGCGGCCTGGCTGCACGACTGTGGCAAGGTCACCAGCCCCGAGTATGTGGTGGACAAGGCGACCAAGCTGGAAACCTTGTACAACCGTATCCACGAGGTACGCATGCGTTTCGAGGTGCTCTGGCGGGATGCCGAGCTGGCTTATTGGCAAGGCCTGGCCAGCGCTGGCGACCAGCAGGCGCTGCAAGCCACCCTGGTGCGCAGCCAGGCGCAGCTGCAGGACGACTTCGCCTTCGTCGCCCAGGCCAACATCGGCGGCGAGTTCATGCAGGACGCCGACATCGAGCGCCTGCAGCAGATTGGCCAGCGCCTTTGGCAGCGCCATTTCGACAACCGCCTGGGCATCTCCCGTGATGAGCTGGAGCGCTTTGCCGACGTGCCTTCACCTGCGCTACCGGTTTACGAGCCACTGCTGGCCGACCGCCCCGAGCATTGCGTGCCCTGGGGCCCCCGCAAGCCGCCGGTGGCGAAGGACGACCCGCGCAACCGCTGGGGCTTCGACATGCGCCTGCCGGCCTGTGCCAGCAATTACGGCGAGCTGTACAACCTGGCGATCCGCCGCGGCACGCTGAATGACGAGGAACGCTTCAAGATCAACGAACACATCGTGCAGACCATCATCATGCTCAGTTCCTTGCCGTTCCCCCGCCAGCTCAAGCGGGTTCCGGACATCGCTGGCAACCACCACGAGAAAATGGACGGCAGCGGCTACCCGCGCAGGCTGGGCGAGCAGGACCTGGGCATTGCCGAGCGGGTGATGGCGATTGCCGACATCTTCGAGGCGCTGACCGCGGCCGACCGGCCCTACAAGGCGCCGAAGACCTTGTCCGAGTCGGTGAAGATCCTGGTGGGCATGGCCCGCGGCGGGCACATCGACGGCCAGTTGCTGGAGCTGTTCCTCAGCAGCGGGGTGTACCGCCAGTATGCCGAGCGGTTCCTGCGTGCCGAGCAGATCGACGAGGTGGACGTGGCGTACTGGCTGGGGCAGATGCGTTGCCCGGCTTGA
- a CDS encoding DUF3077 domain-containing protein — protein sequence MTTEETQFTVGKTTFYQGENGTHPLFRIEPGIPCRDAREQSSELMGYVRELTITGLMDEKPMMIWAAHYLSAMAKALMDDAELGMKH from the coding sequence ATGACCACAGAAGAGACCCAATTTACCGTCGGCAAGACCACCTTCTACCAAGGCGAAAACGGCACCCATCCACTGTTCCGCATCGAGCCCGGCATCCCCTGCCGCGATGCCCGCGAGCAGTCCTCGGAATTGATGGGCTATGTCCGCGAACTGACCATTACCGGCCTGATGGATGAGAAACCGATGATGATCTGGGCCGCCCATTACCTGAGCGCGATGGCCAAGGCGCTGATGGATGATGCCGAACTGGGCATGAAGCACTGA